From Thalassoglobus sp. JC818, one genomic window encodes:
- a CDS encoding MoxR family ATPase, protein MEERAIRGLASAYSRLREEIGKVIIGQDDVIDQLLIALFSRGHCLLVGVPGLAKTLLVSTVAQILQLSFRRIQFTPDLMPSDITGTDVLQDDPETGQRAFHFMQGPIFTHVLLADEINRTPPKTQAALLEAMQERHVTVGSNTYRLPSPFFVLATQNPIEQEGTYPLPEAQLDRFMFNVRVEYPTAAEELRILKQTTGGHEPELKPALTGAQILALQEVVRKVPVAEHVFIYARDLVRASRPNEDTAPDFVKKFLSWGAGPRAGQYLILGAKARAILEGRFHVTTEDVKAVAIPVLRHRILTTFQADSEGISPDDVIQKLLQSVPVAIQERASQIKK, encoded by the coding sequence ATGGAAGAACGGGCCATCCGCGGGTTGGCGTCTGCGTATTCACGGCTCCGCGAGGAGATTGGAAAAGTCATCATCGGTCAAGACGATGTGATCGACCAGCTTCTCATCGCACTCTTCAGTCGGGGGCACTGCCTGCTGGTTGGAGTACCGGGGCTGGCGAAAACTCTTCTGGTCAGCACGGTCGCTCAGATTCTTCAGCTTTCCTTTCGAAGAATTCAGTTCACGCCGGACCTTATGCCGTCGGACATCACAGGCACTGATGTCTTGCAGGATGACCCCGAAACCGGTCAACGTGCTTTTCACTTCATGCAAGGGCCGATCTTTACACACGTGCTTCTCGCGGACGAAATCAACCGGACTCCGCCCAAAACTCAGGCGGCACTTCTGGAAGCGATGCAGGAACGGCACGTCACCGTCGGTTCGAACACTTACCGGCTTCCGTCTCCGTTCTTCGTATTAGCAACACAAAACCCGATTGAGCAGGAAGGAACGTACCCGCTTCCAGAAGCCCAACTCGATCGATTCATGTTCAACGTGAGAGTCGAATATCCGACCGCTGCAGAGGAATTGCGAATCCTCAAGCAGACGACCGGAGGCCACGAACCGGAACTTAAGCCAGCATTGACGGGTGCTCAGATTCTGGCGCTGCAAGAAGTCGTTCGAAAAGTGCCGGTTGCCGAGCATGTTTTCATCTATGCCCGTGATCTTGTCCGGGCTTCGCGACCGAATGAAGACACCGCCCCGGATTTTGTGAAGAAGTTCCTGTCGTGGGGGGCTGGTCCAAGAGCAGGGCAGTACCTGATTTTGGGAGCCAAAGCCCGCGCCATCCTTGAAGGTCGTTTTCACGTGACAACGGAAGATGTGAAGGCTGTGGCGATTCCGGTGTTGCGACACCGAATTTTGACGACGTTTCAGGCGGATAGTGAGGGAATTTCTCCAGATGATGTGATCCAGAAGCTTTTGCAATCCGTTCCCGTTGCAATCCAAGAGCGAGCCAGTCAGATCAAAAAGTGA
- a CDS encoding beta-ketoacyl-[acyl-carrier-protein] synthase family protein: MKDVRVAVTGIGLVTPLGANRESTWQAILEGERAGRWLGQGFLDRVGLGQTPASKSLAIERTGRKQAPVVEAIELEKTTSLQSWPVAYGAPVADDQLTAFSPVRATRFALQAAEEALQHAGLTKDVLTDSGCVIGTSKPDLQAFDQFQIDQRSIDSGSSAISIADLFPSSPAMKVAQEFGIQGGVACPVAACATGLLSIIQAAQWIQRGEFSCVLAGSTDASLHPGLLGSYRRLGVMARAEDDPAGACRPFDAQRSGFMVGEGAAVVVLEEWEAAEKRRAKPLAEWIGGQTGSDPSGITNVDTSGEELGRVIRRLIDRHSVHAPEIGSICYHGTATELNDLCESRAIRRIFGDQAQLPTGFGVKGSIGHLMGAAGAVETALGILSLRDGRLPPTANLQSIDPECGVPLTMSTSMPLPLGLLLKTSLGFGGHLGAGLLKRI, translated from the coding sequence GTGAAGGATGTCCGTGTTGCTGTCACTGGTATTGGTCTGGTGACTCCGCTCGGGGCCAATCGAGAGTCAACCTGGCAGGCGATTTTGGAAGGCGAACGTGCTGGCCGGTGGTTGGGGCAGGGCTTTCTGGATCGAGTTGGTCTGGGACAAACCCCTGCTTCGAAATCACTCGCGATTGAGCGAACAGGTCGAAAGCAAGCTCCAGTTGTCGAGGCCATCGAACTAGAGAAGACAACATCATTGCAGAGCTGGCCTGTAGCTTACGGAGCACCGGTTGCGGATGACCAGTTGACCGCTTTTTCACCGGTGCGCGCAACTCGATTCGCGTTGCAGGCGGCGGAAGAAGCTTTACAACACGCCGGCTTGACTAAGGATGTTTTGACGGACAGCGGTTGCGTCATCGGGACCAGCAAGCCCGACTTGCAGGCGTTCGATCAATTCCAAATCGATCAGCGATCAATTGACTCAGGCAGTTCCGCAATCTCGATTGCAGATCTGTTTCCCAGCTCACCAGCGATGAAGGTGGCTCAAGAGTTTGGAATTCAAGGTGGTGTCGCCTGTCCCGTCGCAGCCTGTGCAACTGGGCTATTGTCGATTATTCAGGCAGCTCAATGGATCCAGCGTGGAGAGTTTTCGTGCGTCCTCGCGGGGAGCACGGATGCTTCGCTGCACCCCGGTCTGTTGGGATCGTATCGACGGCTGGGAGTGATGGCTCGAGCGGAAGATGACCCAGCAGGAGCGTGTCGACCTTTCGACGCTCAGCGTTCAGGCTTCATGGTTGGAGAAGGGGCGGCTGTTGTCGTTCTTGAAGAATGGGAAGCTGCCGAAAAGCGGCGAGCGAAGCCTCTCGCTGAATGGATTGGCGGACAAACGGGATCAGATCCGTCGGGCATCACGAATGTCGACACATCAGGCGAAGAACTCGGCAGAGTGATCCGCAGGCTCATCGACAGGCACTCCGTTCACGCCCCGGAAATTGGTTCGATTTGCTATCACGGCACCGCCACAGAATTGAATGATCTCTGTGAGTCGCGTGCGATTCGCAGAATTTTCGGCGACCAAGCTCAGTTACCGACTGGGTTTGGAGTCAAAGGGAGTATTGGGCATCTGATGGGAGCGGCGGGAGCGGTTGAGACAGCGCTCGGCATTCTGTCACTGCGAGACGGACGCTTGCCACCCACAGCGAATCTCCAATCGATCGATCCTGAATGTGGTGTTCCGTTGACGATGTCGACATCAATGCCGCTGCCCCTCGGACTACTCCTGAAAACTTCTCTAGGATTTGGCGGACATTTGGGCGCAGGGTTGCTAAAACGCATTTAG
- a CDS encoding NAD(P)/FAD-dependent oxidoreductase encodes MKYDTLIIGAGMSGLAAGIRLAYYDKSVCILERHTTIGGLNSFYRLRGRNYDVGLHAVTNYAAPGTRTGPLAKLLKQLRLRWDDFDLSPQNGSSVVFPGRKLFFDNNYEQFLDTVCEEFPDQANRFRELVQRIEEFDELNLSQKPISARTVLNEHLTDPMLIDMLFCPLMFYGSALPHDMDFNQFVIMFKSIFREGFGRPFDGVRKILKTLTRQFKSLGGELKLRQGVQEVVVDGDRAVGVITDDGTQYEAETILSSAGVAETYELCGKSHPQLNADAGEVSFNEAIYVLDCQPRDLGHDETIVFYNNEEKFHYEPPVEPCDVRSGIICSPNNFAYEDGQQLEDGFIRMTALANPDYWCSVGDEEYVTAKKEWADRMVDSAMAHIPDFRDHVVDVDIFTPRTIKRFTGHVRGAVYGAPVKVLDGVTPVENLYLCGTDQGFLGIIGSMLSGITMANNHLLMR; translated from the coding sequence GTGAAGTACGACACGCTCATCATTGGTGCCGGAATGTCCGGTTTGGCTGCCGGAATCCGGCTTGCTTATTACGACAAGTCCGTCTGTATCCTCGAGAGGCATACGACGATCGGCGGCCTGAATTCCTTCTACCGGCTCAGGGGGCGGAATTACGATGTTGGGCTGCATGCTGTCACAAACTATGCTGCTCCAGGAACGCGGACTGGTCCATTGGCAAAGTTGTTGAAGCAACTTCGACTGCGATGGGATGACTTCGACCTGTCACCTCAGAACGGATCATCTGTCGTCTTCCCAGGGCGGAAGCTGTTCTTCGACAATAACTACGAACAGTTTCTGGATACGGTTTGCGAAGAGTTTCCCGATCAGGCGAATCGTTTTCGGGAACTCGTCCAACGAATCGAAGAATTCGACGAGTTGAATCTCAGCCAGAAACCGATCTCTGCCCGAACGGTTTTGAATGAGCATCTGACTGATCCGATGCTGATCGATATGCTGTTCTGTCCGCTCATGTTCTATGGGTCAGCGTTGCCGCATGATATGGACTTCAACCAGTTCGTGATCATGTTCAAAAGCATCTTTCGAGAAGGATTCGGGCGCCCGTTTGATGGGGTTCGCAAAATCCTGAAGACGCTCACACGTCAATTCAAATCGCTGGGCGGCGAACTCAAGCTTCGCCAGGGAGTGCAGGAAGTGGTCGTTGATGGCGATCGCGCTGTCGGAGTCATTACGGACGACGGAACGCAATACGAAGCAGAAACGATTCTCTCTTCTGCAGGTGTGGCGGAGACCTACGAACTGTGCGGGAAATCGCATCCCCAACTGAACGCGGATGCGGGAGAAGTCTCATTCAACGAAGCGATTTACGTGCTCGACTGTCAGCCTCGCGACTTGGGACACGATGAGACCATCGTGTTCTACAACAACGAGGAAAAGTTTCACTACGAACCGCCGGTAGAACCGTGCGATGTTCGCAGCGGAATCATCTGTTCACCCAACAACTTCGCTTACGAGGACGGACAGCAACTCGAAGACGGCTTCATTCGCATGACAGCACTCGCGAATCCGGATTACTGGTGTTCTGTCGGCGATGAAGAATATGTCACCGCGAAGAAGGAGTGGGCTGATCGAATGGTCGATTCAGCGATGGCACACATTCCGGATTTTCGTGATCACGTAGTCGATGTCGATATCTTCACGCCTCGCACGATCAAGCGATTTACGGGACATGTTCGAGGAGCGGTCTACGGAGCACCGGTCAAAGTTCTCGACGGAGTCACACCTGTCGAAAACCTTTATCTCTGCGGAACAGATCAGGGATTCCTGGGGATCATCGGGTCGATGCTGTCGGGAATTACGATGGCGAACAATCATCTCTTGATGCGGTGA